One window from the genome of Salmo salar chromosome ssa25, Ssal_v3.1, whole genome shotgun sequence encodes:
- the ranbp2 gene encoding E3 SUMO-protein ligase RanBP2 isoform X1, protein MRRSKAEVERYIYSVQSSSPSLKEKPIKGFLFAKLYFEAKEYELAKRHVSVYLTVAERDPKAHKFLGQLYEREGDVNKAVGCYKRSVDLNPAQRDLVLKVAELLVSKTEGDSRAEFWVEKAAKLLPANPAVFNLKERLLNRQGQQGRNQLFDLLQAELTKRPGDAHINIKLVQLFSSDGRLEEAVKHCLATEKRGLLRSSLDWYSTVVHTLQDFLGQPSVSSNEKTSRHLQRELLLAHCSLLRLTLSGKGLQPSIKALGSFDCAMQGLKKTACSVTDDLNEVYVEMRGHLYLHAGTLLLKMAQEREQQWRAVIDLAALCYLLAYQVPGLKSKATKGDQSSPQHLELLASDRQSQAGHMLLNLNPDTHTFVREVVEAFGNRSGQGSLFELLFGLQAPAGTSFIGNDDIRSINTQAPAIADLIKWDNGSIQLKGGDLQQLCWLGLQWSLMAQRPALRDWLKQLFPRLILETSKLDTNTPESICLLDLEVFLCGVVWCSHTQLQERARITSTGQQQLHEPRCLPLPLLRLLSTDRQREWWDAVYSLIHKQAAPGMSAKLRMTVQHGLSTLRAGEKHGLQPALPIHWAQHLSSTGVGVNSYYDQKEYIGRSVHYWKVVLPLLDKIKQRRSIPEPLDPLFIHFPSRDIQIPSVKGFEEEAMIAFATLLDVEGRTEEAITTLETINNISSNWHLARIFQRLSEEAGSGVEETRDRCVMFLRKFRTYLSKIYNANADDMDKLPVSMEEVMDLLNDVNQQLGEVGEAMDEEGRPVHFSPQFTEPAASVSQIKFAPLTPSPSKSFVPPSKRHMTPPHWAEHQKSLLQMLCQQVEALKNEVHDLRHNSSDSMVSPHQRMYGYGAESMQEGFPPTQTFHVAPLTVATTQAPSMYFNQSPAYNSGQYLLRPAANVTPTKAPVYGVNRLPPQQHMYAYQQPTNTPPLQSTPACIYPPQDQVFGTPLHFESPATSLLSPYSEEYYGHSQPTTNPPLPEPGYFTKPSVGPVQPPKSIEGKPVDFGKIAFGQQVPAEPLKVPGFGAGVVAQSTPSSAAFKFNSNFKSNDGDFTFKAKNSENLLGLLTSDIPTKSEGPSEVEPPSQGGIFSFGTKSVAGFSFTDAAQSRDKPNLFEKIEQPFSFTDQTKPLFGLENTAVEKGPESDNDSTHVEEDEDGPHFEPIVPLPDKVDVKTGEEEEEEMFCNRSKLFRFDAETKEWKERGIGIVKILKHNTSGKVRLLMRREQVLKICANHYITPDMLLKPIAGSDKSWVWNAIDYADEEPRPEQLAIRYKTADEALLFKTKFEEAQKIVPKSPEKRQDQPDRKATSPNSSAPQVTNFAAQFAKKDGEWHCDVCYVRNPATIMQCVACQTANPNSLSETDRKLATETKGFTSGAASVRGFTFGFGADLSKDTSSAGSIGKGFGAFGAQIPSSFTFGTSGTTSIPAAGFGAQFVMKKETTAGVAAESKPSTMPFGAQFVKKPGQWECDTCLVRNEEFASSCVSCQTPNPAAKTVVDGAAASKPLTNPVGSGFGAQFSKKPGQWDCDTCAVRNQASSSSCVSCQTPNPAAKTVVDGAAASKPLTNPVGSGFGAQFSKKPGQWDCDTCAVRNQASSSSCVSCQTPNPAAKTVVDGAAASKPLTNPVGSGFGAQFSKKPGQWDCDMCAVRNQASSNSCVSCQTPNPSAKSTVEVAQPPKPTVSGFGDLFAKRDRQWDCDTCLVRNDASASKCVSCQTPNASNIPSLGAMFAKQGGQWDCDTCLVRNDSSASQCVSCQTPNPNAKSTATPSSSSFSFSFGSQSTSTQPVGNVFKANFNSDSSFQFGTSKVDKGSPASFKFETPQAESSGSSAAGFSFNMPIPAGGFKFGTQEAKRTPPDETQTPASGSASMFLKNIAEQHREKEKESGVSISASVPSVDNTDQDENGKPNDFSFADLAKNSQGDFKFGQTDSNCKGFTQGGEQLFTSLQSNQWADTSADQDEEEIYKTEENDDIQFEPVVQMPDKVDLVTGEEDEQALYSQRVKLFRFDGDISQWKERGVGVLKFLKNATNGRLRVLMRREQVLKVCANHWITTTMNLKPLAGSDKAWMWLANDFSEGDAKLEQLAAKFKTPELAEEFKLKFEECQRLLLDIPLQTPHKLVDTGRTAHLIQKAEEMKSGLKDLKSFLTDDKTKIKEDDSQANITTASNTSGLISKPHVESTGPTLEWDNYDLREEALDDSADTSVYASPLASSPIRKNLFCFGESTAGFNFSFQPVISPTKSPAKLNQSGVSVDEEQDVTQEEERDGLYFEPVVPLPDLVEISTGEENENVCFSHRAKLYRYDKDLNQWKERGIGDLKILQNYDTKRVRLLMRRDQVLKICANHWVTSSMKLEPMKGAEKAWVWSAIDFAEVAEGNVEQLAVRFKLQDVANSFRDIFDEAKTAQENEILVTPIASCETPPQEVATAPGMTVCGQAAVAILEETTRERTELSSETFHTPDSKASTSTPHSPLNPSKMVMSPPKFFFGTHSLQKIFGSSLPLSKEDGSSEISKAKDSGWTSQPSPAFKIPEKGLDFRLFKDNPMAFWTSTSSTQFEPPAPPQAKAADDGEVEVVYERQPTAEQAALARELLLPLTFFCYQNEPGNTSDDQTDDEDFETAVKALNGKLYQDPPERKAASSAAQAEMGAEGLYPEVEVVREKRSTPDEEQKAKPLQLPPTFCGVGGKAEKDKPEDFKTEDAERSAHPVSCEAVSSSTGDTVPEQQFPDQSPSSQVQVPDLSEAEAQSSAAEAEFPAQSVTIQEAEVQQTPDQSDSTPTQSQTAVSSSVEQAQTSNPSAKPAASAPALVTASFGFGAQFVKKPGQWECDACLVRNEESASSCVSCQTPNPATSSGKQAPDQSDSTPAATSSSPIDLSTKKTSEPDSTSTFTTTVTQDAPNSFGSLGFSDLGREGISFADLAQNTGGEFAFGKQDSNFSWANAGATLFGAAAPPKAEGGEERSHEEDANNVEIHFDPIVTLPEVETKSGEEDEEILFKERTKLYRWERDLGQWKERGVGDIKILFHPDKRFYRVLMRREQVLKVCANHTICQSMELKPMNTSNQALVWTATDFAEGEGKVEQLAAKFKTAELAECFRKTFCECQSRMSQSEASALSPQMSRVQEHSRDTNPQVYLSISADDEPLGTVTIELFSHIVPKTAENFRALCTGQKGFGLRNSVFYRIIPDFMCQGGDLTNQDGTGGKSIYGNKFEDENFDVRHTGPGLLSMANRGRDTNNSQFFITLKKAEHLDFKHVAFGFVREGMDVVRRMGELGTKTGKPSKKIVITECGQL, encoded by the exons ATGCGGCGAAGTAAGGCCGAAGTGGAACGCTATATTTATTCAGTACAGAGTTCCTCTCCTTCACTCAAAGAG AAACCAATTAAAGGATTTTTATTTGCTAAATTATACTTCGAGGCTAAGGAGTATGAACTTGCGAAAAG ACATGTATCGGTATACCTGACGGTGGCGGAGAGAGATCCCAAAGCACACAAGTTCTTGGGCCAGCTTTATGAGAGGGAAGGAGATGTCAACAAGGCCGTAGGATGTTACAAG CGGTCTGTGGACCTTAACCCAGCCCAGAGGGACCTGGTTTTGAAGGTGGCTGAGCTGCTGGTCAgtaagacagagggagacagcagagcagagttCTGGGTGGAGAAAGCTGCCAAGTTGCTGCCTGCAAATCCTGCTGTCTTCAACCTCAAG GAGCGGCTACTGAATCGACAGGGCCAGCAGGGACGGAACCAGTTGTTTGACCTGCTGCAGGCAGAGCTGACTAAGAGACCTGGCGATGCCCATATCAACATAAAGCTGGTTCAGCTGTTCTCCTCTGATGGCAGGCTGGAGGAGGCTGTCAAACACTGTCTGGCCACAGAGAAGAGAGGCCTGCTTAGATCCAGCTTGGACTGGTACTCTACTGTAGTACACACTCTACAG GATTTCCTAGGCCAGCCCAGTGTTTCATCCAATGAGAAGACGAGTAGACATCTGCAGAGAGAGCTACTTTTGGCCCACTGCAgcctgctgagactgaccctgtCGGGAAAAGGACTGCAGCCTAGCATCAAGGCCCTCGGGAG TTTTGACTGTGCGATGCAGGGCCTGAAGAAGACAGCATGCAGTGTAACAGATGATCTGAATGAGGTCTATGTGGAGATGAGGGGACATCTGTACCTGCATGCTGGCACTCTGCTGCTGAAGATGGCTCAGGAAAGAGAACAGCAGTGGAGGGCTGTCATTGACCTGGCTGCTCTCTGCTATCTACTGGCTTACCAG GTCCCGGGGCTGAAGAGCAAGGCGACTAAAGGGGACCAGTCTTCTCCTCAGCATCTGGAGCTGCTGGCCAGTGACAGACAGAGCCAGGCTGGACACATGCTGCTTAACCTCAACCCTGACACGCATACCTTTGTCAGAGAGGTGGTGGAGGCGTTTGGTAACCGTAGTGGTCAGGGCTCTCTGTTTGAGCTTTTGTTTGGGCTTCAGGCTCCAGCTGGTACTTCCTTCATCGGCAACGACGACATCCGCTCCATCAACACACAGGCTCCAGCGATAGCTGACCTCATCAAATGGGACAATG GCTCCATCCAGCTCAAAGGAGGGGACCTCCAGCAGCTGTGTTGGCTGGGTCTCCAGTGGTCTCTCATGGCCCAGAGGCCTGCTCTGAGGGACTGGCTCAAACAGCTGTTCCCCAGGCTCATCCTGGAGACGTCCAAACTGGACACCAACACACCTGAGTCCATCTGCCTGCTCGACCTGGAG GTGTtcctgtgtggggtggtgtggtgcaGTCACACCCAGCTCCAGGAGAGGGCCAGGATCACTTCTACTGGTCAACAGCAACTCCATGAGCCCCGCTGCCTGCCTCTGCCCCTCCTCCGCCTcctctccacagacagacagagggaatggTGGGACGCTGTCTACAGCCTCATACACAAACAAGCTGC GCCTGGCATGTCAGCCAAACTGAGGATGACTGTTCAACATGGACTAAGCACCCTTCGAGCTGGAGAGAAACATGGCCTTCAACCAGCCCTGCCCATACACTGGGCCCAGCACCTCAGCTCAACG GGGGTTGGTGTGAACTCCTACTATGACCAGAAGGAGTACATAGGGCGTAGTGTCCACTACTGGAAGGTGGTGCTCCCCCTGCTGGACAAGATCAAGCAAAGACGCAGCATCCCTGAACCCCTGGACCCCCTCTTTATACACTTCCCCtctagagacatacag ATCCCATCAGTGAAGGGCTTTGAGGAGGAGGCCATGATAGCGTTTGCAACCCTCTTGGACGTCGAGGGGAGGACCGAGGAGGCCATCACTACTCTGGAGACAATCAACAACATCTCATCTAACTGGCACCTAGCTAGG ATCTTCCAGCGTCTGTCTGAGGAGGCTGGTAGTGGGGTGGAGGAGACTCGGGACAGGTGTGTCATGTTCCTCAGGAAGTTCAGAACTTACCTCTCCAAGATCTACAATGCCAATGCTGACGACATGGACAAG CTGCCTGTTTCAATGGAAGAGGTGATGGATCTCCTGAACGATGTGAACCAGCAGCTAGGGGAGGTTGGAGAAGCGATGGATGAAGAGGGCAGACCGGTCCACTTCAGCCCTCAGTTTACTGAGCCTGCTGCCTCAGTCTCTCAAATCAAATTCGCCCCTTTAACCCCTTCCCCCAGCAAGAGCTTTGTCCCTCCCTCCAAAAGACACATG ACGCCACCTCATTGGGCGGAGCACCAGAAGTCCCTCCTGCAGATGCTCTGCCAGCAGGTGGAGGCCCTTAAG AATGAGGTCCATGACCTGAGACATAACTCGTCAGACAGCATGGTGTCACCCCACCAAAGGATGTATGGGTATGGGGCTGAGAGCATGCAGGAGGGCTTCCCCCCAACACAGACCTTCCATGTAGCACCCCTCACCG TTGCCACCACACAGGCCCCATCTATGTATTTCAATCAATCCCCTGCTTATAACTCCGGACAGTATCTCCTTCGTCCTGCAGCCAATGTTACCCCAACAAAG GCTCCTGTGTATGGAGTCAACCGCCTGCCACCCCAGCAGCACATGTATGCCTACCAGCAGCCCACTAACACTCCTCCCCTGCAGTCAACACCAGCCTGCATCTACCCTCCTCAAGACCAGGTCTTCGGCACCCCCCTCCACTTTGAGTCACCAGCAACCAGTCTACTCTCCCCATACAGCGAGGAATACTACGGCCACTCTCAGCCCACCACCAACCCTCCCCTCCCCGAGCCTGGCTACTTCACCAAGCCCTCAGTCGGACCTGTCCAACCACCAAAGAGCATTGAGGGGAAGCCTGTGGACTTTGGGAAGATCGCCTTTGGCCAGCAGGTCCCTGCTGAGCCTCTTAAGGTGCCTGGCTTTGGTGCTGGAGTAGTCGCCCAGTCCACTCCATCATCTGCTGCCTTTAAATTCAACTCCAACTTCAAATCCAATGATGGGGACTTTACCTTCAAAGCCAAAAACAGTGAGAACCTGTTGGGGCTTCTGACATCAGACATTCCCACCAAATCGGAGGGCCCCTCAGAGGTGGAGCCTCCTAGCCAGGGAGGGATATTTAGCTTTGGCACTAAAAGCGTGGCAGGCTTCTCCTTCACTGATGCAGCCCAGAGTCGGGACAAACCAAACCTGTTTGAAAAAATTGAACAGCCATTTAGTTTCACTGATCAGACCAAGCCACTATTTGGGCTGGAAAACACAGCGGTGGAGAAAGGACCGGAGAGCGATAACGACAGCACACAtgtggaggaggatgaggatgggCCTCACTTTGAGCCCATTGTGCCCCTCCCTGACAAAGTAGAtgtgaagactggagaggaggaagaagaggagatgtTCTGTAACAGGTCCAAGCTGTTCAGATTTGACGCAGAGACAAAGGAGTGGAAAGAGAGGGGCATCGGCATAGTCAAAATCCTAAAGCACAATACATCAGGGAAAGTGCGTCTGCTGATGAGGAGGGAGCAGGTTCTGAAGATCTGTGCTAACCACTACATCACGCCAGATATGCTCCTGAAACCAATTGCTGGCTCTGACAAGTCCTGGGTCTGGAATGCCATTGATTATGCAGATGAGGAACCAAGGCCTGAGCAACTGGCCATCCGGTATAAAACGGCAGACGAGGCATTGCTCTTCAAAACAAAGTTTGAAGAGGCTCAGAAGATAGTTCCCAAATCTCCAGAAAAGCGGCAAGATCAGCCAGATAGGAAAGCAACTTCTCCTAATTCATCTGCTCCTCAGGTGACAAACTTTGCTGCCCAGTTTGCAAAGAAGGACGGGGAGTGGCACTGCGATGTCTGCTATGTAAGAAATCCTGCTACAATTATGCAGTGTGTTGCCTGTCAGACTGCCAACCCTAATTCCCTGTCAGAGACAGACCGCAAACTGGCTACTGAAACCAAAGGCTTTACTAGTGGGGCAGCTTCAGTGAGAGGATTTACTTTTGGATTTGGAGCTGACTTGTCAAAAGACACCAGCAGCGCAGGATCTATTGGAAAGGGATTTGGGGCTTTTGGAGCTCAGATACCCTCCTCCTTTACGTTTGGAACCAGTGGCACcacttctatacctgctgctggtTTTGGAGCCCAGTTTGTTATGAAGAAAGAAACCACAGCAGGAGTAGCAGCAGAATCAAAGCCCTCAACCATGCCATTTGGTGCCCAGTTTGTCAAAAAGCCAGGGCAGTGGGAGTGTGACACGTGTCTCGTTAGAAATGAAGAATTTGCAAGCAGTTGTGTTTCTTGTCAAACTCCAAACCCTGCAGCCAAAACGGTTGTAGATGGAGCAGCAGCATCAAAGCCCTTAACCAATCCAGTAGGTTCTGGATTTGGTGCGCAGTTTAGCAAAAAGCCAGGGCAGTGGGACTGTGACACGTGTGCTGTAAGAAACCAGGCCTCCTCAAGCAGTTGTGTTTCTTGTCAAACTCCAAACCCTGCAGCCAAAACGGTTGTAGATGGAGCAGCAGCATCAAAGCCCTTAACCAATCCAGTAGGTTCTGGATTTGGTGCGCAGTTTAGCAAAAAGCCAGGGCAGTGGGACTGTGACACGTGTGCTGTAAGAAACCAGGCCTCCTCAAGCAGTTGTGTTTCTTGTCAAACTCCAAACCCTGCAGCCAAAACGGTTGTAGATGGAGCAGCAGCATCAAAGCCCTTAACCAATCCAGTAGGTTCTGGATTTGGTGCGCAGTTTAGCAAAAAGCCAGGGCAGTGGGACTGTGACATGTGTGCTGTAAGAAACCAGGCCTCCTCAAACAGTTGTGTTTCTTGTCAAACTCCAAATCCCTCAGCAAAATCAACAGTTGAGGTTGCACAACCACCAAAGCCAACCGTGTCAGGCTTTGGTGATCTTTTTGCTAAGAGGGACAGACAATGGGACTGTGACACCTGTCTAGTGAGGAATGATGCATCAGCTTCTAAGTGTGTTTCCTGCCAGACACCCAATGCTAGCAACATTCCCTCTCTTGGGGCCATGTTTGCCAAACAGGGGGGACAGTGGGACTGTGACACATGTCTAGTCAGAAACGACAGCTCTGCTAGTCAATGTGTCTCCTGTCAGACACCCAATCCCAACGCTAAGAGCACAGCCACCCCCTCCAGCTCATCCTTCAGCTTTAGCTTTGGGAGTCAAAGTACATCTACTCAGCCTGTAGGCAATGTGTTTAAAGCAAACTTCAACAGTGACAGCTCTTTTCAGTTTGGCACAAGCAAAGTTGATAAAGGTTCCCCTGCATCCTTCAAGTTTGAGACCCCTCAGGCTGAAAGCAGTGGCTCCAGTGCTGCAGGCTTCTCTTTCAATATGCCCATCCCAGCAGGTGGCTTTAAGTTTGGCACTCAAGAGGCAAAGAGAACCCCACCAGATGAAACTCAGACTCCTGCTTCAGGGTCTGCGTCCATGTTCCTGAAGAATATCGCAGAGCAgcacagagaaaaagagaaggaATCTGGCGTCAGTATATCTGCATCAGTGCCTTCAGTGGACAACACCGATCAGGATGAGAATGGCAAACCCAATGACTTCAGTTTTGCAGATTTGGCTAAGAACTCACAAGGAGACTTCAAGTTTGGACAGACCGACTCCAATTGCAAAGGCTTCACCCAAGGTGGCGAGCAGCTGTTCACATCCCTTCAGTCAAACCAGTGGGCAGACACTTCCGCTGACCAGGATGAAGAGGAAATATACAAAACAGAAGAGAATGACGATATCCAGTTTGAACCTGTGGTCCAGATGCCTGATAAAGTGGACCTGGTCACAGGAGAGGAGGATGAACAGGCCCTTTACTCACAGAGAGTAAAGCTCTTCAGGTTTGACGGAGACATCAGCCAGTGGAAGGAGAGGGGTGTTGGAGTCCTCAAGTTCCTAAAGAATGCTACCAATGGCAGGCTGAGGGTGCTGATGAGGAGAGAGCAGGTCCTGAAGGTGTGTGCCAAccactggatcaccaccaccatgAACTTGAAGCCCTTGGCTGGTTCCGACAAAGCTTGGATGTGGCTTGCTAATGACTTCTCAGAAGGAGATGCTAAACTGGAGCAACTCGCCGCCAAGTTTAAAACCCCAGAGCTGGCTGAGGAGTTCAAGCTTAAGTTTGAGGAGTGTCAGAGGCTCCTGTTGGACATTCCACTGCAGACTCCTCACAAGCTTGTCGACACAGGCAGAACTGCACATCTCATCCAGAAGGCAGAGGAGATGAAGTCCGGTCTGAAAGACCTTAAATCCTTCCTGACTGATGACAAAACAAAGATCAAGGAGGACGACAGCCAAGCTAATATCACGACAGCCAGTAACACCTCAGGTCTGATCAGCAAGCCCCACGTGGAGAGCACTGGCCCTACCTTAGAATGGGACAATTATGACCTGAGAGAGGAGGCTCTGGACGACAGTGCTGACACATCTGTCTACGCCTCACCGCTAGCAAGCAGCCCAATCAGGAAGAACCTCTTCTGCTTTGGAGAATCCACAGCTGGCTTTAACTTCAGCTTCCAGCCTGTCATCAGTCCTACCAAGTCGCCGGCCAAGCTGAACCAGAGTGGGGTGTCTGTGGATGAGGAGCAAGACGTGacccaggaggaggagagggatggccTGTACTTTGAGCCTGTGGTTCCTTTGCCAGACCTGGTGGAGATCTCCACTGGAGAGGAGAATGAAAACGTGTGTTTCAGCCACAGAGCAAAGCTGTACCGCTATGACAAAGACCTGAACCAGTGGAAGGAGAGGGGCATCGGAGACCTTAAGATACTGCAGAACTACGACACCAAACGAGTCAGACTCCTCATGAGGCGGGACCAAGTCCTGAAGATCTGCGCCAACCACTGGGTCACGTCTTCTATGAAGTTGGAGCCCATGAAGGGTGCTGAGAAGGCCTGGGTCTGGAGTGCCATTGACTTTGCTGAGGTAGCTGAGGGAAATGTGGAGCAGTTGGCAGTGAGATTTAAACTGCAGGATGTGGCCAACTCTTTCAGAGACATCTTTGATGAGGCTAAAACAGCCCAAGAAAATGAGATTCTGGTCACTCCCATAGCCTCCTGTGAGACCCCTCCTCAGGAGGTAGCAACAGCTCCAGGGATGACAGTGTGTGGACAGGCTGCTGTGGCCATCCTGGAGGAGACCACCAGAGAAAGGACAGAGCTGTCTTCTGAGACTTTCCACACCCCTGACAGCAAGGCCTCCACTTCCACACCACACAGCCCTCTCAACCCCTCTAAGATGGTGATGTCTCCTCCCAAGTTCTTCTTCGGAACCCACTCTCTCCAGAAGATCTTTGGCAGCAGCCTCCCGTTGTCCAAGGAGGATGGTTCTTCAGAAATCTCCAAGGCTAAAGACAGCGGTTGGACTTCCCAGCCCTCACCTGCATTCAAAATCCCAGAAAAGG GATTGGATTTTAGGCTTTTCAAAGATAACCCAATGGCTTTTTGGACCAGCACCTCATCCACCCAATTTGAGCCCCCAG caccCCCCCAGGCAAAGGCTGCTGATGACGGTGAGGTGGAGGTGGTGTACGAGAGGCAGCCGACTGCGGAGCAGGCTGCTTTGGCCAGGGAACTCCTGCTGCCTCTCACCTTCTTCTGCTACCAGAACGAACCAGGAAACACTAGTGACGACCAGACGGACG ATGAGGACTTTGAGACTGCAGTTAAAGCGCTGAATGGAAAACTGTACCAGGATCCTCCTGAGAGAAAGGCTGCAAGTTCTG CAGCTCAGGCCGAGATGGGTGCTGAGGGTCTGTACCCGGAGGTTGAGGTGGTGCGGGAGAAGAGGTCTACTCCAGATGAGGAGCAGAAAGCCAAGCCGCTGCAGCTGCCTCCAACTTTTTGTGGTGTAGGCGGCAAGGCAGAGAAAGACAAGCCAGAGGACTTCAAGACAGAG gacGCAGAGAGAAGCGCACACCCTGTTTCATgtgaggctgtgtcctccagcacCGGCGATACAGTGCCAGAACAACAGTTCCCAGATCAGTCCCCCAGCAGCCAGGTACAGGTTCCAGATCTGTCTGAGGCAGAGGCtcaatcctctgcagcagaggctgAGTTCCCAGCTCAGTCGGTAACCATCCAGGAGGCAGAGGTCCAGCAGACTCCAGATCAGTCAGACTCCACTCCAACGCAGTCTCAGACTGCAGTCTCCAGCAGTGTGGAGCAGGCTCAAACTTCAAACCCTTCAGCAAAACCTGCTGCTAGTGCCCCAGCTTTGGTGACTGCCTCATTTGGATTTGGTGCACAGTTTGTCAAAAAGCCAGGGCAGTGGGAGTGTGACGCATGTCTTGTTAGAAATGAGGAGTCTGCAAGCAGTTGTGTTTCTTGTCAAACTCCAAACCCCGCAACCAGCAGTGGTAAGCAGGCTCCAGATCAGTCAGACTCTACTCCAGCTGCTACCAGCAGCAGCCCCATAGACCTGTCTACCAAGAAGACCTCGGAGCCGGACTCCACGTCGACATTTACTACAACCGTTACTCAGG ATGCTCCAAACTCCTTTGGCTCCTTGGGCTTCAGTGATCTGGGAAGGGAAGGGATCTCCTTCGCTGATCTGGCACAGAACACCGGGGGTGAATTCGCCTTCGGAAAACAAG ATTCTAACTTCTCGTGGGCGAATGCCGGGGCAACGTTGTTTGGAGCTGCAGCCCCACCCAAAGctgaaggaggggaggagaggagtcatGAAGAGGATGCTAATAATGTGGAAATTCACTTTGATCCCATAGTCACCCTACCAGAG GTGGAGACTAAGTcaggggaggaggatgaggagatccTGTTTAAGGAGCGTACCAAGCTGTACCGCTGGGAGAGAGACCTGGGCCAGTGGAAGGAGAGGGGTGTGGGAGACATCAAGATTCTCTTCCACCCCGATAAGAGGTTCTACCGGGTGCTGATGAGGAGGGAGCAGGTGCTGAAGGT